A single genomic interval of Camelus ferus isolate YT-003-E chromosome 24, BCGSAC_Cfer_1.0, whole genome shotgun sequence harbors:
- the DSC2 gene encoding desmocollin-2 isoform X2, whose translation MAAAGHAGFPGGALCRQLLLTLAILTAACDACKTVTLHVPSKLDAEKFIGRVNLKECFKSANAIHSSDPDFQILEDGSVYTTNAILLSSEKRTFTISLANTENQEEKTVLVLLERQTKKRHSQEKVLRRSKRRWAPIPCSVPENSLGPFPLFLQQIQSDTAQNYTIYYSIRGPGVDREPLNLFYVERDTGNLFCTRPVDREQYESFELVAFATTPDGYTPELPLPLVIRIEDENDNYPIFTETTYIFAVSENCRIGTTVGQVCATDKDEPDTLHTRLKYSIIEQLPASPVVFSMHPTTGVITTSSSQLDREVFDKYQLKIKVQDMDGQYFGLQTTSACVINIVDVNDNLPTFTRSSYVTSVEENRIDVEILRVTVEDKDLINTANWRANFTILKGNENGNFKIVTDPKTNEGVLCVVKPLNYEEKQQVTLQIGAVNEAPYSGSSRSAMNMATVTVNVQNQDEGPECSPAVQTVRIKENAPVGTQSSGYKAYDPDTRSSSGIRYKKLNDPQGWVTINENSGSVTTFRSLDREAETIRNGMYNVTVLATDKDGRTCTGILGIILEDVNDNGPSIPKRQVIICKPVMSSAEIVAVDPDEPIHGPPFDFSLEQVPNSDVYRMWRLTKINDTAARLSYQNDPQFGQYTVPIRVTDRLGQSLVTQVNVVVCDCVTENDCNLRISPQTGNNRGIMLGKWAILAILLGIALLFCILFTLVCGASGAAKKPKVFPDDLAQQNLIVSNTEAPGDDRVCSTNGFSAHTVGSSAQGICGTMGSGVKGRGQETIEMVKGGHQTLESCRGAGQHHTLESCKGGGQHTLDSCRGGQVEVENCKYAHSEWYSFTQPRLGERVRLCDQDTNHTHAQDYVLTYNYEGRGSTAGSVGCCSERQEEDGLDFLDHLEPKFRTLAETCMKR comes from the exons atctTGACAGCTGCCTGTGATGCCTGCAAAACAGTGACCCTACATGTTCCCTCCAAATTAGATGCTGAAAAATTTATTGGTAGAG TTAACCTGAAGGAGTGCTTTAAATCTGCTAATGCAATTCATTCAAGTGATCCTGATTTCCAGATTTTAGAAGATGGTTCAGTCTACACAACAAATGCTATTCTTTTGTCCTCAGAGAAGAGAACTTTTACTATATCACTTGCCAACACAGAGAACCAAGAAGAGAAGACAGTGCTTGTCCTTTTAGAGCGTCAGACcaag AAAAGGCATTCTCAAGAGAAAGTTCTAAGACGTTCCAAGAGAAGATGGGCTCCTATTCCTTGTTCGGTGCCTGAGAATTCCTTGGGTCCTTTCCCACTTTTTCTTCAACAG ATTCAATCTGACACAGCACAAAACTACACCATTTACTATTCCATAAGAGGACCTGGAGTTGACCGAGAAcctctgaatttattttatgtagaGAGAGACACTGGAAACCTGTTTTGTACCCGTCCTGTAGATCGTGAACAGTACGAATCTTTTGAG CTAGTTGCCTTTGCAACAACTCCAGATGGATATACTCCAGAACTTCCATTGCCCCTCGTAATCAGAATTGAGGATGAAAATGATAACTACCCAATTTTTACAGAAACGACTTACATTTTTGCAGTTTCTGAAAATTGCAGAATTG GTACTACCGTGGGACAGGTATGTGCAACTGACAAGGACGAGCCAGACACGCTGCACACGCGTCTGAAGTACTCCATCATCGAGCAGCTGCCAGCATCCCCCGTCGTCTTTTCAATGCATCCAACGACAGGTGTGATCACCACGTCATCATCTCAGCTAGACAGAGAG GTATTTGATAAATACCAgttgaaaataaaagtacaagACATGGATGGTCAATATTTTGGTTTGCAGACAACCTCAGCTTGTGTCATTAATATTGTTGATGTGAATGACAACTTGCCAACATTCACTCGTTCTTCT TATGTGACATCAGTGGAAGAAAATAGAATTGATGTGGAAATCTTACGTGTCACCGTTGAGGATAAGGATTTAATTAATACTGCTAATTGGAGAGCtaatttcaccattttaaagggcaatgaaaatggaaattttaaaattgtgacaGATCCCAAAACCAATGAAGGAGTTCTGTGTGTGGTTAAG ccactgaattatgaagaaaaacaacAGGTGACCCTGCAAATTGGTGCAGTTAATGAAGCTCCATATTCTGGTAGTTCAAGATCAGCCATGAACATGGCAACAGTCACTGTTAACGTACAAAATCAGGATGAGGGCCCTGAGTGTAGCCCTGCAGTGCAAACCGTTCGAATTAAAGAAAATGCACCAGTGGGAACACAGAGCAGTGGATATAAAGCATACGACCCAGACACGAGAAGTAGCAGTGGCATAAG GTATAAGAAATTAAATGATCCACAAGGGTGGGTCACCATTAATGAAAACTCAGGATCAGTCACAACTTTCAGAAGCTTGGATAGAGAGGCAGAGACCATCAGAAATGGCATGTATAATGTTACAGTCCTTGCAACAGACAAAG ATGGGAGGACATGTACTGGGATTCTGGGAATTATACTGGAAGACGTGAATGATAATGGCCCCTCCATACCTAAGCGGCAGGTGATCATCTGTAAGCCTGTCATGTCGTCGGCGGAGATTGTTGCTGTCGATCCGGATGAACCTATACACGGCCCCCCCTTTGACTTCAGTTTGGAGCAGGTTCCCAATTCCGACGTATACAGAATGTGGAGACTGACAAAAATTAACG atacAGCAGCCCGGCTCTCCTATCAGAATGACCCCCAGTTTGGACAATATACAGTACCTATCAGAGTTACGGATAGACTTGGCCAGTCACTTGTCACTCAAGTAAACGTTGTAGTGTGTGACTGTGTTACCGAAAATGACTGCAACCTTCGCATCAGTCCACAGACCGGCAACAACAGAGGAATAATGCTTGGAAAGTGGGCCATCCTTGCCATTTTGTTGGGCATCGCACTGCTATTTT GTATCCTGTTTACCTTAGTTTGTGGGGCTTCTGGGGCGGCCAAAAAGCCGAAAGTATTTCCTGATGATTTAGCCCAGCAGAATCTCATCGTGTCAAACACTGAAGCTCCTGGCGACGACAGAGTG TGTTCCACCAATGGCTTCTCAGCCCATACTGTGGGCAGTTCAGCGCAGGGCATCTGTGGCACCATGGGGTCAGGAGTGaaaggcagaggccaggagacCATTGAAATGGTGAAAGGAGGACATCAGACCTTGGAATCGTGCCGGGGGGCCGGGCAGCATCACACCCTGGAGTCGTGTAAGGGAGGTGGACAGCACACCCTGGATTCCTGCAGAGGTGGACAAGTCGAGGTGGAAAACTGCAAATACGCTCACTCAGAGTGGTATTCTTTTACTCAGCCCCGTCTTGGTGAA AGAGTCCGGCTGTGTGACCAGGATACCAATCACACGCATGCCCAAGACTACGTCCTTACATATAACTACGAAGGGAGGGGCTCGACTGCTGGTTCTGTGGGTTGTTGCAGTGAACGGCAAGAAGAAGATGGGCTTGACTTTTTGGATCACTTGGAACCCAAATTTAGGACATTAGCGGAAACATGCATGAAGAGATGA
- the DSC2 gene encoding desmocollin-2 isoform X3 — protein sequence MAAAGHAGFPGGALCRQLLLTLAILTAACDACKTVTLHVPSKLDAEKFIGRVNLKECFKSANAIHSSDPDFQILEDGSVYTTNAILLSSEKRTFTISLANTENQEEKTVLVLLERQTKVLKKRHSQEKVLRRSKRRWAPIPCSVPENSLGPFPLFLQQIQSDTAQNYTIYYSIRGPGVDREPLNLFYVERDTGNLFCTRPVDREQYESFELVAFATTPDGYTPELPLPLVIRIEDENDNYPIFTETTYIFAVSENCRIGTTVGQVCATDKDEPDTLHTRLKYSIIEQLPASPVVFSMHPTTGVITTSSSQLDREVFDKYQLKIKVQDMDGQYFGLQTTSACVINIVDVNDNLPTFTRSSYVTSVEENRIDVEILRVTVEDKDLINTANWRANFTILKGNENGNFKIVTDPKTNEGVLCVVKPLNYEEKQQVTLQIGAVNEAPYSGSSRSAMNMATVTVNVQNQDEGPECSPAVQTVRIKENAPVGTQSSGYKAYDPDTRSSSGIRYKKLNDPQGWVTINENSGSVTTFRSLDREAETIRNGMYNVTVLATDKDGRTCTGILGIILEDVNDNGPSIPKRQVIICKPVMSSAEIVAVDPDEPIHGPPFDFSLEQVPNSDVYRMWRLTKINDTAARLSYQNDPQFGQYTVPIRVTDRLGQSLVTQVNVVVCDCVTENDCNLRISPQTGNNRGIMLGKWAILAILLGIALLFCILFTLVCGASGAAKKPKVFPDDLAQQNLIVSNTEAPGDDRVCSTNGFSAHTVGSSAQGICGTMGSGVKGRGQETIEMVKGGHQTLESCRGAGQHHTLESCKGGGQHTLDSCRGGQVEVENCKYAHSEWYSFTQPRLGEESIRGHTLIKN from the exons atctTGACAGCTGCCTGTGATGCCTGCAAAACAGTGACCCTACATGTTCCCTCCAAATTAGATGCTGAAAAATTTATTGGTAGAG TTAACCTGAAGGAGTGCTTTAAATCTGCTAATGCAATTCATTCAAGTGATCCTGATTTCCAGATTTTAGAAGATGGTTCAGTCTACACAACAAATGCTATTCTTTTGTCCTCAGAGAAGAGAACTTTTACTATATCACTTGCCAACACAGAGAACCAAGAAGAGAAGACAGTGCTTGTCCTTTTAGAGCGTCAGACcaag GTACTTAAGAAAAGGCATTCTCAAGAGAAAGTTCTAAGACGTTCCAAGAGAAGATGGGCTCCTATTCCTTGTTCGGTGCCTGAGAATTCCTTGGGTCCTTTCCCACTTTTTCTTCAACAG ATTCAATCTGACACAGCACAAAACTACACCATTTACTATTCCATAAGAGGACCTGGAGTTGACCGAGAAcctctgaatttattttatgtagaGAGAGACACTGGAAACCTGTTTTGTACCCGTCCTGTAGATCGTGAACAGTACGAATCTTTTGAG CTAGTTGCCTTTGCAACAACTCCAGATGGATATACTCCAGAACTTCCATTGCCCCTCGTAATCAGAATTGAGGATGAAAATGATAACTACCCAATTTTTACAGAAACGACTTACATTTTTGCAGTTTCTGAAAATTGCAGAATTG GTACTACCGTGGGACAGGTATGTGCAACTGACAAGGACGAGCCAGACACGCTGCACACGCGTCTGAAGTACTCCATCATCGAGCAGCTGCCAGCATCCCCCGTCGTCTTTTCAATGCATCCAACGACAGGTGTGATCACCACGTCATCATCTCAGCTAGACAGAGAG GTATTTGATAAATACCAgttgaaaataaaagtacaagACATGGATGGTCAATATTTTGGTTTGCAGACAACCTCAGCTTGTGTCATTAATATTGTTGATGTGAATGACAACTTGCCAACATTCACTCGTTCTTCT TATGTGACATCAGTGGAAGAAAATAGAATTGATGTGGAAATCTTACGTGTCACCGTTGAGGATAAGGATTTAATTAATACTGCTAATTGGAGAGCtaatttcaccattttaaagggcaatgaaaatggaaattttaaaattgtgacaGATCCCAAAACCAATGAAGGAGTTCTGTGTGTGGTTAAG ccactgaattatgaagaaaaacaacAGGTGACCCTGCAAATTGGTGCAGTTAATGAAGCTCCATATTCTGGTAGTTCAAGATCAGCCATGAACATGGCAACAGTCACTGTTAACGTACAAAATCAGGATGAGGGCCCTGAGTGTAGCCCTGCAGTGCAAACCGTTCGAATTAAAGAAAATGCACCAGTGGGAACACAGAGCAGTGGATATAAAGCATACGACCCAGACACGAGAAGTAGCAGTGGCATAAG GTATAAGAAATTAAATGATCCACAAGGGTGGGTCACCATTAATGAAAACTCAGGATCAGTCACAACTTTCAGAAGCTTGGATAGAGAGGCAGAGACCATCAGAAATGGCATGTATAATGTTACAGTCCTTGCAACAGACAAAG ATGGGAGGACATGTACTGGGATTCTGGGAATTATACTGGAAGACGTGAATGATAATGGCCCCTCCATACCTAAGCGGCAGGTGATCATCTGTAAGCCTGTCATGTCGTCGGCGGAGATTGTTGCTGTCGATCCGGATGAACCTATACACGGCCCCCCCTTTGACTTCAGTTTGGAGCAGGTTCCCAATTCCGACGTATACAGAATGTGGAGACTGACAAAAATTAACG atacAGCAGCCCGGCTCTCCTATCAGAATGACCCCCAGTTTGGACAATATACAGTACCTATCAGAGTTACGGATAGACTTGGCCAGTCACTTGTCACTCAAGTAAACGTTGTAGTGTGTGACTGTGTTACCGAAAATGACTGCAACCTTCGCATCAGTCCACAGACCGGCAACAACAGAGGAATAATGCTTGGAAAGTGGGCCATCCTTGCCATTTTGTTGGGCATCGCACTGCTATTTT GTATCCTGTTTACCTTAGTTTGTGGGGCTTCTGGGGCGGCCAAAAAGCCGAAAGTATTTCCTGATGATTTAGCCCAGCAGAATCTCATCGTGTCAAACACTGAAGCTCCTGGCGACGACAGAGTG TGTTCCACCAATGGCTTCTCAGCCCATACTGTGGGCAGTTCAGCGCAGGGCATCTGTGGCACCATGGGGTCAGGAGTGaaaggcagaggccaggagacCATTGAAATGGTGAAAGGAGGACATCAGACCTTGGAATCGTGCCGGGGGGCCGGGCAGCATCACACCCTGGAGTCGTGTAAGGGAGGTGGACAGCACACCCTGGATTCCTGCAGAGGTGGACAAGTCGAGGTGGAAAACTGCAAATACGCTCACTCAGAGTGGTATTCTTTTACTCAGCCCCGTCTTGGTGAA GAATCCATTAGAGGACACACtctgattaaaaattaa
- the DSC2 gene encoding desmocollin-2 isoform X4: MAAAGHAGFPGGALCRQLLLTLAILTAACDACKTVTLHVPSKLDAEKFIGRVNLKECFKSANAIHSSDPDFQILEDGSVYTTNAILLSSEKRTFTISLANTENQEEKTVLVLLERQTKKRHSQEKVLRRSKRRWAPIPCSVPENSLGPFPLFLQQIQSDTAQNYTIYYSIRGPGVDREPLNLFYVERDTGNLFCTRPVDREQYESFELVAFATTPDGYTPELPLPLVIRIEDENDNYPIFTETTYIFAVSENCRIGTTVGQVCATDKDEPDTLHTRLKYSIIEQLPASPVVFSMHPTTGVITTSSSQLDREVFDKYQLKIKVQDMDGQYFGLQTTSACVINIVDVNDNLPTFTRSSYVTSVEENRIDVEILRVTVEDKDLINTANWRANFTILKGNENGNFKIVTDPKTNEGVLCVVKPLNYEEKQQVTLQIGAVNEAPYSGSSRSAMNMATVTVNVQNQDEGPECSPAVQTVRIKENAPVGTQSSGYKAYDPDTRSSSGIRYKKLNDPQGWVTINENSGSVTTFRSLDREAETIRNGMYNVTVLATDKDGRTCTGILGIILEDVNDNGPSIPKRQVIICKPVMSSAEIVAVDPDEPIHGPPFDFSLEQVPNSDVYRMWRLTKINDTAARLSYQNDPQFGQYTVPIRVTDRLGQSLVTQVNVVVCDCVTENDCNLRISPQTGNNRGIMLGKWAILAILLGIALLFCILFTLVCGASGAAKKPKVFPDDLAQQNLIVSNTEAPGDDRVCSTNGFSAHTVGSSAQGICGTMGSGVKGRGQETIEMVKGGHQTLESCRGAGQHHTLESCKGGGQHTLDSCRGGQVEVENCKYAHSEWYSFTQPRLGEESIRGHTLIKN, from the exons atctTGACAGCTGCCTGTGATGCCTGCAAAACAGTGACCCTACATGTTCCCTCCAAATTAGATGCTGAAAAATTTATTGGTAGAG TTAACCTGAAGGAGTGCTTTAAATCTGCTAATGCAATTCATTCAAGTGATCCTGATTTCCAGATTTTAGAAGATGGTTCAGTCTACACAACAAATGCTATTCTTTTGTCCTCAGAGAAGAGAACTTTTACTATATCACTTGCCAACACAGAGAACCAAGAAGAGAAGACAGTGCTTGTCCTTTTAGAGCGTCAGACcaag AAAAGGCATTCTCAAGAGAAAGTTCTAAGACGTTCCAAGAGAAGATGGGCTCCTATTCCTTGTTCGGTGCCTGAGAATTCCTTGGGTCCTTTCCCACTTTTTCTTCAACAG ATTCAATCTGACACAGCACAAAACTACACCATTTACTATTCCATAAGAGGACCTGGAGTTGACCGAGAAcctctgaatttattttatgtagaGAGAGACACTGGAAACCTGTTTTGTACCCGTCCTGTAGATCGTGAACAGTACGAATCTTTTGAG CTAGTTGCCTTTGCAACAACTCCAGATGGATATACTCCAGAACTTCCATTGCCCCTCGTAATCAGAATTGAGGATGAAAATGATAACTACCCAATTTTTACAGAAACGACTTACATTTTTGCAGTTTCTGAAAATTGCAGAATTG GTACTACCGTGGGACAGGTATGTGCAACTGACAAGGACGAGCCAGACACGCTGCACACGCGTCTGAAGTACTCCATCATCGAGCAGCTGCCAGCATCCCCCGTCGTCTTTTCAATGCATCCAACGACAGGTGTGATCACCACGTCATCATCTCAGCTAGACAGAGAG GTATTTGATAAATACCAgttgaaaataaaagtacaagACATGGATGGTCAATATTTTGGTTTGCAGACAACCTCAGCTTGTGTCATTAATATTGTTGATGTGAATGACAACTTGCCAACATTCACTCGTTCTTCT TATGTGACATCAGTGGAAGAAAATAGAATTGATGTGGAAATCTTACGTGTCACCGTTGAGGATAAGGATTTAATTAATACTGCTAATTGGAGAGCtaatttcaccattttaaagggcaatgaaaatggaaattttaaaattgtgacaGATCCCAAAACCAATGAAGGAGTTCTGTGTGTGGTTAAG ccactgaattatgaagaaaaacaacAGGTGACCCTGCAAATTGGTGCAGTTAATGAAGCTCCATATTCTGGTAGTTCAAGATCAGCCATGAACATGGCAACAGTCACTGTTAACGTACAAAATCAGGATGAGGGCCCTGAGTGTAGCCCTGCAGTGCAAACCGTTCGAATTAAAGAAAATGCACCAGTGGGAACACAGAGCAGTGGATATAAAGCATACGACCCAGACACGAGAAGTAGCAGTGGCATAAG GTATAAGAAATTAAATGATCCACAAGGGTGGGTCACCATTAATGAAAACTCAGGATCAGTCACAACTTTCAGAAGCTTGGATAGAGAGGCAGAGACCATCAGAAATGGCATGTATAATGTTACAGTCCTTGCAACAGACAAAG ATGGGAGGACATGTACTGGGATTCTGGGAATTATACTGGAAGACGTGAATGATAATGGCCCCTCCATACCTAAGCGGCAGGTGATCATCTGTAAGCCTGTCATGTCGTCGGCGGAGATTGTTGCTGTCGATCCGGATGAACCTATACACGGCCCCCCCTTTGACTTCAGTTTGGAGCAGGTTCCCAATTCCGACGTATACAGAATGTGGAGACTGACAAAAATTAACG atacAGCAGCCCGGCTCTCCTATCAGAATGACCCCCAGTTTGGACAATATACAGTACCTATCAGAGTTACGGATAGACTTGGCCAGTCACTTGTCACTCAAGTAAACGTTGTAGTGTGTGACTGTGTTACCGAAAATGACTGCAACCTTCGCATCAGTCCACAGACCGGCAACAACAGAGGAATAATGCTTGGAAAGTGGGCCATCCTTGCCATTTTGTTGGGCATCGCACTGCTATTTT GTATCCTGTTTACCTTAGTTTGTGGGGCTTCTGGGGCGGCCAAAAAGCCGAAAGTATTTCCTGATGATTTAGCCCAGCAGAATCTCATCGTGTCAAACACTGAAGCTCCTGGCGACGACAGAGTG TGTTCCACCAATGGCTTCTCAGCCCATACTGTGGGCAGTTCAGCGCAGGGCATCTGTGGCACCATGGGGTCAGGAGTGaaaggcagaggccaggagacCATTGAAATGGTGAAAGGAGGACATCAGACCTTGGAATCGTGCCGGGGGGCCGGGCAGCATCACACCCTGGAGTCGTGTAAGGGAGGTGGACAGCACACCCTGGATTCCTGCAGAGGTGGACAAGTCGAGGTGGAAAACTGCAAATACGCTCACTCAGAGTGGTATTCTTTTACTCAGCCCCGTCTTGGTGAA GAATCCATTAGAGGACACACtctgattaaaaattaa
- the DSC2 gene encoding desmocollin-2 isoform X1 — protein sequence MAAAGHAGFPGGALCRQLLLTLAILTAACDACKTVTLHVPSKLDAEKFIGRVNLKECFKSANAIHSSDPDFQILEDGSVYTTNAILLSSEKRTFTISLANTENQEEKTVLVLLERQTKVLKKRHSQEKVLRRSKRRWAPIPCSVPENSLGPFPLFLQQIQSDTAQNYTIYYSIRGPGVDREPLNLFYVERDTGNLFCTRPVDREQYESFELVAFATTPDGYTPELPLPLVIRIEDENDNYPIFTETTYIFAVSENCRIGTTVGQVCATDKDEPDTLHTRLKYSIIEQLPASPVVFSMHPTTGVITTSSSQLDREVFDKYQLKIKVQDMDGQYFGLQTTSACVINIVDVNDNLPTFTRSSYVTSVEENRIDVEILRVTVEDKDLINTANWRANFTILKGNENGNFKIVTDPKTNEGVLCVVKPLNYEEKQQVTLQIGAVNEAPYSGSSRSAMNMATVTVNVQNQDEGPECSPAVQTVRIKENAPVGTQSSGYKAYDPDTRSSSGIRYKKLNDPQGWVTINENSGSVTTFRSLDREAETIRNGMYNVTVLATDKDGRTCTGILGIILEDVNDNGPSIPKRQVIICKPVMSSAEIVAVDPDEPIHGPPFDFSLEQVPNSDVYRMWRLTKINDTAARLSYQNDPQFGQYTVPIRVTDRLGQSLVTQVNVVVCDCVTENDCNLRISPQTGNNRGIMLGKWAILAILLGIALLFCILFTLVCGASGAAKKPKVFPDDLAQQNLIVSNTEAPGDDRVCSTNGFSAHTVGSSAQGICGTMGSGVKGRGQETIEMVKGGHQTLESCRGAGQHHTLESCKGGGQHTLDSCRGGQVEVENCKYAHSEWYSFTQPRLGERVRLCDQDTNHTHAQDYVLTYNYEGRGSTAGSVGCCSERQEEDGLDFLDHLEPKFRTLAETCMKR from the exons atctTGACAGCTGCCTGTGATGCCTGCAAAACAGTGACCCTACATGTTCCCTCCAAATTAGATGCTGAAAAATTTATTGGTAGAG TTAACCTGAAGGAGTGCTTTAAATCTGCTAATGCAATTCATTCAAGTGATCCTGATTTCCAGATTTTAGAAGATGGTTCAGTCTACACAACAAATGCTATTCTTTTGTCCTCAGAGAAGAGAACTTTTACTATATCACTTGCCAACACAGAGAACCAAGAAGAGAAGACAGTGCTTGTCCTTTTAGAGCGTCAGACcaag GTACTTAAGAAAAGGCATTCTCAAGAGAAAGTTCTAAGACGTTCCAAGAGAAGATGGGCTCCTATTCCTTGTTCGGTGCCTGAGAATTCCTTGGGTCCTTTCCCACTTTTTCTTCAACAG ATTCAATCTGACACAGCACAAAACTACACCATTTACTATTCCATAAGAGGACCTGGAGTTGACCGAGAAcctctgaatttattttatgtagaGAGAGACACTGGAAACCTGTTTTGTACCCGTCCTGTAGATCGTGAACAGTACGAATCTTTTGAG CTAGTTGCCTTTGCAACAACTCCAGATGGATATACTCCAGAACTTCCATTGCCCCTCGTAATCAGAATTGAGGATGAAAATGATAACTACCCAATTTTTACAGAAACGACTTACATTTTTGCAGTTTCTGAAAATTGCAGAATTG GTACTACCGTGGGACAGGTATGTGCAACTGACAAGGACGAGCCAGACACGCTGCACACGCGTCTGAAGTACTCCATCATCGAGCAGCTGCCAGCATCCCCCGTCGTCTTTTCAATGCATCCAACGACAGGTGTGATCACCACGTCATCATCTCAGCTAGACAGAGAG GTATTTGATAAATACCAgttgaaaataaaagtacaagACATGGATGGTCAATATTTTGGTTTGCAGACAACCTCAGCTTGTGTCATTAATATTGTTGATGTGAATGACAACTTGCCAACATTCACTCGTTCTTCT TATGTGACATCAGTGGAAGAAAATAGAATTGATGTGGAAATCTTACGTGTCACCGTTGAGGATAAGGATTTAATTAATACTGCTAATTGGAGAGCtaatttcaccattttaaagggcaatgaaaatggaaattttaaaattgtgacaGATCCCAAAACCAATGAAGGAGTTCTGTGTGTGGTTAAG ccactgaattatgaagaaaaacaacAGGTGACCCTGCAAATTGGTGCAGTTAATGAAGCTCCATATTCTGGTAGTTCAAGATCAGCCATGAACATGGCAACAGTCACTGTTAACGTACAAAATCAGGATGAGGGCCCTGAGTGTAGCCCTGCAGTGCAAACCGTTCGAATTAAAGAAAATGCACCAGTGGGAACACAGAGCAGTGGATATAAAGCATACGACCCAGACACGAGAAGTAGCAGTGGCATAAG GTATAAGAAATTAAATGATCCACAAGGGTGGGTCACCATTAATGAAAACTCAGGATCAGTCACAACTTTCAGAAGCTTGGATAGAGAGGCAGAGACCATCAGAAATGGCATGTATAATGTTACAGTCCTTGCAACAGACAAAG ATGGGAGGACATGTACTGGGATTCTGGGAATTATACTGGAAGACGTGAATGATAATGGCCCCTCCATACCTAAGCGGCAGGTGATCATCTGTAAGCCTGTCATGTCGTCGGCGGAGATTGTTGCTGTCGATCCGGATGAACCTATACACGGCCCCCCCTTTGACTTCAGTTTGGAGCAGGTTCCCAATTCCGACGTATACAGAATGTGGAGACTGACAAAAATTAACG atacAGCAGCCCGGCTCTCCTATCAGAATGACCCCCAGTTTGGACAATATACAGTACCTATCAGAGTTACGGATAGACTTGGCCAGTCACTTGTCACTCAAGTAAACGTTGTAGTGTGTGACTGTGTTACCGAAAATGACTGCAACCTTCGCATCAGTCCACAGACCGGCAACAACAGAGGAATAATGCTTGGAAAGTGGGCCATCCTTGCCATTTTGTTGGGCATCGCACTGCTATTTT GTATCCTGTTTACCTTAGTTTGTGGGGCTTCTGGGGCGGCCAAAAAGCCGAAAGTATTTCCTGATGATTTAGCCCAGCAGAATCTCATCGTGTCAAACACTGAAGCTCCTGGCGACGACAGAGTG TGTTCCACCAATGGCTTCTCAGCCCATACTGTGGGCAGTTCAGCGCAGGGCATCTGTGGCACCATGGGGTCAGGAGTGaaaggcagaggccaggagacCATTGAAATGGTGAAAGGAGGACATCAGACCTTGGAATCGTGCCGGGGGGCCGGGCAGCATCACACCCTGGAGTCGTGTAAGGGAGGTGGACAGCACACCCTGGATTCCTGCAGAGGTGGACAAGTCGAGGTGGAAAACTGCAAATACGCTCACTCAGAGTGGTATTCTTTTACTCAGCCCCGTCTTGGTGAA AGAGTCCGGCTGTGTGACCAGGATACCAATCACACGCATGCCCAAGACTACGTCCTTACATATAACTACGAAGGGAGGGGCTCGACTGCTGGTTCTGTGGGTTGTTGCAGTGAACGGCAAGAAGAAGATGGGCTTGACTTTTTGGATCACTTGGAACCCAAATTTAGGACATTAGCGGAAACATGCATGAAGAGATGA